One genomic region from Balaenoptera acutorostrata chromosome 1, mBalAcu1.1, whole genome shotgun sequence encodes:
- the LOC130707090 gene encoding transmembrane protein 258-like, whose protein sequence is MELKATNRYTIPGNLAVFPYLTMGLLAIGWFFTRWYFVYEATSTKYTHDMYKKLLISLVTLLFIDFGVLFLLLWVGIYI, encoded by the coding sequence atggagctcaaggccACAAACAGATACACCATCCCAGGGAACCTGGCTGTCTTTCCCTATCTGACCATGGGGCTGTTGGCTATTGGCTGGTTCTTCACTCGCTGGTACTTTGTTTATGAAGCCACCTCCACCAAGTACACTCATGATATGTACAAAAAGCTTCTCATCTCCTTGGTGACCTTGCTATTCATTGACTTTGGAGTTCTCTTCCTGTTGCTCTGGGTTGGCATCTACATATGA